In Candidatus Methylomirabilis lanthanidiphila, the genomic window GTCATATGGGGGGTCAGCCAGACAATCCCTTGTCTCCGCTCATGCAGTTCCTGCAGGCGAGTGGCCAGCCACCCTTCGGCTTCATCCCAACTCAATGGCTTGAACCGGCCTGACGTGTCTTTCAGGAGCGGCTGTCTGATCCGGTCCGGATTGTAGAGTCCCTGAAGAGAGGCCTGGCCGCGAGCACAGAGACGGCCCCTGTTCACCGGGTGATCCGGATTTCCCTCGACCTTGACGGCGCGCCCCTCCAGGGTCTTGACCAGCATCCCGCACCGGCCGGGCATTCGCGGCAGACAGTGGCATAGTTCGTTGCGTGTCCCGGGACGATCTCTTCCGCCGGGATCAGATACGGGATCAGCTTCTCAGGGGTTTGACTAGAGCAGCTTGTAAGGGTCGCAGCCCCGCCGATTCCGAGCCACTTGAAGAAGTCGCGTCTATTCATGCTTCTTCATTCTTTTGCTGATCGCTGAAAGCTGATCGCTGTCTCACTTGTGACACGTTACACAGTCGATGCTCGCCTGTCGGTCACGGTGACAGCTCAGGCATCGATCCATCGTCATGTCCACTGCCCTGTGGACGCGATCCATCGTCTGAATCGGGCCATGGCAATTCTCGCAGGCAACGTCAGCGCGGACATGCGCCACATGCGAGAACGCGACGAAATCAGGTTGCCCGAAGATCTTCACCCAGGGGATGGGTTCCTGTCGATCCCAGAACTCCTTCAGCTTCCGGACCTCGGGCCTGTCGGCAGCGGTGATCTTGTGGCATCCCATGCAGAGCTGAACGGATGGGATCCCCGCGACGGGAGATCGGCGGGCGTTGGTATGGCAATACAGGCAAGAGATCTGATGGTCGCCGGTGTGAACCTTGTGGCTGAAATCGATAGGCTGGGCAGGCGCCTCTTTCTGAGAATGAAAGACCGCAAACCCGGTAGTGGTGATAAAAATCACAAGCGTCAAGAAAACAATAACGAATCGCTTGAGGGCGGCCAGGAACCGAGCTTTGTGACCATCGGGATGCGAGAAGGGGGAGGCGCTCCCGTGGACGCCTCCCCCTTCGCCTTCACAAATATCTATCTCATTTTGCGGCATGTCTTGTCTCAGTCGGCGAGACAACTGTCCGGTTAGAAATTGAGGCCGACATAGCCCCCAGTCGTGAAGTGTCGGAGGTTTTCATCCGGGATATCGGGACCCCAATAATAGCGGAAGTCGACGCCGAGGCTGACCCGATTGTTCCAGAATAGACGTTCAATCCCTGCTCCGCTGACTCCACCCACGCTGATATTGGTAATGGCCTTGTTGACAGGGGTATTGACGTTGAAAGTCAGCCCCACAGGGATAATCCAGGGTCGGTAGGGGGCCAGCCAAGGGCTGATAGAACCCAGATTATCGAATCGGATTTTCGGGGCGATACCTACAGTTAGAATGTTTTCCAATCCCCTTTTCTCTGCGAGAGCCTTGTCTGGGGCTGTTGGACCTTCAACTTTAGCCTCTGAATCACCTTTGGTCTTCTGGGTCTGGATATACTCAACATAGATCTCCCCTAGAAGCGTACTGT contains:
- a CDS encoding Class III cytochrome C family protein, which produces MPQNEIDICEGEGGGVHGSASPFSHPDGHKARFLAALKRFVIVFLTLVIFITTTGFAVFHSQKEAPAQPIDFSHKVHTGDHQISCLYCHTNARRSPVAGIPSVQLCMGCHKITAADRPEVRKLKEFWDRQEPIPWVKIFGQPDFVAFSHVAHVRADVACENCHGPIQTMDRVHRAVDMTMDRCLSCHRDRQASIDCVTCHK